Proteins from a single region of Chaetodon trifascialis isolate fChaTrf1 chromosome 10, fChaTrf1.hap1, whole genome shotgun sequence:
- the dusp8a gene encoding dual specificity protein phosphatase 8 isoform X2, with protein MPLDVVIAPAEDCFWPDLQDTDMRLKIRVRRMKEGRELRGGFAAFSSCFPGLCEGKPATALPMSLSQPCLPVANVGPTRILPHLYLGSQKDVLNKDLMAQNGITYVLNASNTCPKPDFISESHFMRIPVNDNYCEKLLPWLDKTNEFIDKAKVSNCRVIVHCLAGISRSATIAIAYIMKTMGLSSDDAYRFVKDRRPSISPNFNFLGQLLEFEKGLRLLQALSSDDKISENSTKQSSEVNGVSTGFEMNGHRSNYDSSVAEPHIPPEPKLPSPTSLQQGFNGLHLSAERIMDTNRLKRSFSLDIKSVYSPNSPSLAPTHSEDVPKLCKLDSPGTGTSNGVCSQSPILDSPSSSDSPFPSPGSGGSIGGLGFGGIEGVHRSGSSSSRPRRKPKHCSGSSPVHSQPHQPPQSLSLSLDKKSPSLEENLKGSLLLSLPSLPTVGSGAMWTKHRETVQATTPVTPVTPTTDAPWHFGAEEGGEGGMELGGGGGVGGGEDTSVRFGSSSAYVAFGCSEGVRLRDKSQREKPSAPQTQRDHRDSMSSSTASMSSSANTSGPVSEKQFKRRSCQMEFEEGISETRSREELGKIGKQSSFSGSMEIIEVS; from the exons ATGCCTCTGGATGTGGTGATTGCCCCAGCGGAGGACTGTTTTTGGCCGGACCTGCAGGACACAGACATGAGGCTGAAGATAAGGGTCCGCCGAatgaaggaggggagagagctACGAG gaggttttgctgctttctcctcctgtttcccCGGCCTGTGTGAAGGGAAACCTGCCACTGCTCTGCCTATGAGCTTGTCCCAGCCCTGCTTGCCTGTGGCTAATGTAGGGCCCACTCGCATCCTGCCACATCTCTACCTGGGCTCACAGAAGGACGTCCTCAACAAG GATCTGATGGCTCAGAATGGTATCACCTATGTGCTGAATGCCAGCAACACCTGCCCCAAGCCAGACTTTATCAGTGAGAGCCACTTTATGCGCATCCCAGTTAACGACAACTACTGCGAGAAATTGCTTCCCTGGTTGGACAAAACTAATGAATTCATAG ACAAAGCTAAGGTGTCAAACTGCAGAGTCATTGTGCACTGCCTGGCTGGAATCTCGCGTTCAGCAACCATCGCCATTGCATACATCATGAAGACAATGGGCTTGTCATCAGATGATGCCTACAG gTTTGTAAAGGACCGAAGACCGTCCATATCCCCCAACTTCAACTTCCTAGGTCAGCTTCTGGAGTTTGAGAAGGGCCTGCGATTACTGCAAGCTTTATCCTCTGACGACAAGATCTCTGAAAACAGCACTAAGCAAAGCTCCGAGGTTAATGGAGTCAGTACAGGTTTCGAAATGAACGGTCATCGCAGCAACTATGACTCATCTGTGGCAGAGCCACACATCCCACCAGAACCCAAGCTGCCATCTCCCACCTCCCTCCAGCAAGGCTTCAACGGCCTGCACCTCTCTGCAGAGAGGATCATGGACACTAACCGGCTTAAACGCTCCTTCTCCCTGGACATTAAGTCCGTCTACTCCCCGAATAGCCCCAGTCTGGCACCCACACACTCTGAAGACGTCCCCAAGCTGTGCAAGCTTGACAGCCCAGGAACAGGCACCTCCAATGGTGTCTGCTCCCAGTCTCCCATCCTGGACAGTCCTAGCTCCTCCGATTCACCCTTCCCCTCACCAGGCAGTGGGGGCAGCATCGGAGGTTTGGGGTTTGGAGGAATTGAAGGAGTCCATCGGTCTGGTTCTTCCTCATCTAGACCCAGGAGGAAACCCAAACACTGCTCTGGCAGTTCCCCAGTCCACTCCCAACCACACCAACCTCCACAGTCCCTCAGCTTATCGCTGGACAAAAAGAGCCCCAGCCTGGAGGAGAACCTGAAAGGCTCCCTGCTCCTGTCACTACCCTCCCTGCCCACTGTGGGGTCTGGGGCCATGTggaccaaacacagagagactgtCCAGGCCACCACTCCTGTTACTCCTGTCACCCCCACCACAGATGCCCCCTGGCACTttggagcagaggagggtggtgagggagggatggagttgggaggaggaggaggggttggaggaggagaggacacatCGGTGAGGTTTGGGAGCAGCTCAGCGTATGTGGCATTTGGGTGCAGCGAAGGCGTGCGGTTACGAGACAAATCCCAGAGGGAGAAGCCctcagcaccacagacacagagagaccaCCGGGACTCCATGTCCTCGTCCACAGCGAGCATGTCCAGCAGTGCAAACACCAGCGGGCCTGTGTCAGAGAAGCAGTTCAAGCGGCGCAGCTGTCAGATGGAGTTCGAGGAGGGCATCTCTGAGACGCGGTCCCGAGAAGAACTGGGGAAGATTGGGAAGCAGTCCAGCTtctctgggagcatggagatcaTCGAAGTATCCTGA